The following proteins come from a genomic window of Microbacterium sp. SY138:
- a CDS encoding serine hydrolase domain-containing protein codes for MNDDLQEFLDATAADLGVPGAVVGVIDGDRELIATTGVAAVDTGAAVTESTLFQVGSTSKTFTGTVAMHLVENGALDLDTRVVDVLPDFRLADGEALAALRIRHLLTHSGGFLGDADDRPGWDDDALARNVATFSDLPQFFAPGTIASYSNAGIRLLGRVIETITDETFEQAVQRVVLDPLGMTETFFFPWDVIARPHAVGHVPGENGAMATFPHWPLTRDIAAEGGIVSSVRDQLAYARFQMRGESEGTPPVGDATRLLMQQPHLAAGPPIDAIGLPWLLSRHGSARVVMHGGNISDTQLSEFVMAPEEDLAVTVLTNSGSGKALGAQLVDWCFARLRGIEKPPETAELHAVELLEEMVGTYDAGQWRYDVTRVGDALEFAMVLREDIAALGIPARPPLRLRVRADGALITDADQPVGRVLDAAEGGPELLHVGMRAVRRR; via the coding sequence ATGAACGACGACCTGCAGGAGTTCTTGGACGCCACCGCCGCAGACCTGGGCGTCCCCGGCGCGGTGGTCGGTGTGATCGACGGGGATCGGGAGCTCATCGCGACGACCGGCGTCGCCGCGGTCGATACCGGCGCCGCGGTGACGGAGAGCACCCTGTTCCAGGTCGGCTCGACCTCGAAGACCTTCACGGGAACCGTCGCGATGCACCTGGTCGAGAACGGCGCGCTCGACCTGGACACACGCGTGGTCGACGTGCTCCCCGACTTTCGTCTCGCCGACGGGGAGGCCCTCGCGGCGCTGCGCATCCGGCACCTCCTCACGCATTCCGGAGGGTTCCTGGGTGACGCGGATGATCGGCCAGGGTGGGATGACGACGCCCTCGCCCGCAACGTGGCCACCTTCTCCGATCTTCCGCAGTTCTTCGCGCCCGGTACCATCGCCTCGTACAGCAACGCCGGCATCCGGCTGCTGGGTCGCGTGATCGAGACGATCACGGATGAGACGTTCGAGCAGGCGGTGCAGCGCGTCGTCCTCGATCCGCTGGGCATGACGGAGACGTTCTTCTTCCCGTGGGACGTGATCGCTCGCCCCCATGCGGTGGGGCACGTCCCCGGCGAGAACGGAGCGATGGCGACCTTCCCGCACTGGCCCCTGACTCGCGACATCGCGGCCGAGGGCGGCATCGTGTCGTCGGTGCGCGATCAGCTCGCCTACGCCCGTTTCCAGATGCGCGGCGAGTCCGAGGGCACGCCACCCGTGGGCGACGCGACCCGGCTCCTGATGCAGCAGCCCCACCTCGCCGCCGGTCCGCCCATCGACGCGATCGGTCTGCCCTGGCTGCTCAGCCGACACGGTTCGGCTCGCGTCGTGATGCATGGGGGGAACATCTCCGACACGCAGCTGAGCGAGTTCGTGATGGCTCCGGAGGAAGACCTGGCCGTCACCGTGCTGACCAACAGCGGCAGCGGCAAGGCACTCGGGGCGCAGCTCGTCGACTGGTGCTTCGCACGGCTTCGCGGCATCGAGAAGCCCCCCGAGACGGCGGAGCTGCACGCGGTGGAGCTGCTCGAGGAGATGGTCGGCACCTACGACGCCGGGCAGTGGCGCTACGACGTCACCCGTGTCGGCGATGCGCTCGAGTTCGCGATGGTGCTGCGTGAGGACATCGCCGCCCTCGGTATCCCGGCCCGCCCGCCGCTGCGGCT